In the Micromonospora narathiwatensis genome, one interval contains:
- the hisC gene encoding histidinol-phosphate transaminase, whose translation MTDTGRHQPPLRLTRADLDALPNYVPGRSPADLARELGLAEAIKLASNEVPYGPLPGVVEAVTEAVTGSHRYPDMGVVALRQALAERYGVDADRIATGCGSVALAEHLVRATCLPGDELLYSWRSFEAYPIIAATSGATSVQVPNDAGHGHDLASMAAAVTDRTRMILVCNPNNPTGTAVRKAELDRFLDAVPDDVLVVIDEAYREFVTDPEVPDALGYLDRPNVAVLRTLSKAWGLAGLRVGWLAAGPAVAAAVRKVVTPFSTSMAAQAGALAALAQADEVERRCALVVAERDRITEALRKLVPDVPASQANFVWLPLGERAVEFGKACEARGVIVRPFAGDGVRVTIGTPDENDAFLAAAESALA comes from the coding sequence ATGACCGACACCGGACGTCACCAGCCTCCGCTGCGGCTGACCCGCGCCGACCTGGACGCGCTGCCCAACTACGTACCCGGGCGCAGCCCCGCCGACCTGGCCCGTGAGCTGGGCCTGGCCGAGGCGATCAAGCTGGCCAGCAACGAGGTCCCCTACGGCCCGCTGCCGGGCGTGGTGGAGGCGGTCACCGAGGCGGTCACCGGCTCGCACCGCTACCCCGACATGGGTGTGGTGGCGCTGCGCCAGGCCCTCGCCGAGCGGTACGGCGTGGACGCCGACCGGATCGCCACCGGCTGCGGTTCCGTGGCGCTGGCCGAGCACCTGGTCCGGGCCACCTGCCTCCCCGGAGACGAGCTGCTCTACTCGTGGCGGTCGTTCGAGGCGTACCCGATCATCGCGGCGACCAGCGGCGCGACCAGCGTGCAGGTACCGAACGACGCCGGCCACGGCCACGACCTGGCCTCGATGGCGGCGGCGGTGACCGACCGGACCCGGATGATCCTGGTCTGCAACCCGAACAACCCGACCGGCACCGCCGTCCGCAAGGCGGAGCTGGACCGCTTCCTCGACGCGGTGCCCGACGACGTGCTCGTGGTGATCGACGAGGCGTACCGGGAGTTCGTCACCGACCCCGAGGTGCCGGACGCGCTCGGCTACCTGGACCGGCCGAACGTGGCGGTGCTGCGCACCCTCTCCAAGGCGTGGGGGCTGGCCGGCCTGCGGGTCGGTTGGCTGGCCGCCGGACCGGCCGTGGCCGCCGCCGTACGCAAGGTCGTCACGCCGTTCTCCACCAGCATGGCCGCCCAGGCCGGCGCGCTGGCCGCGCTGGCCCAGGCCGACGAGGTCGAGCGGCGCTGCGCGCTGGTCGTCGCCGAGCGGGACCGGATCACCGAGGCGCTGCGCAAGCTGGTCCCGGACGTGCCCGCCAGCCAGGCCAACTTCGTCTGGCTGCCGCTGGGCGAACGCGCCGTCGAGTTCGGCAAGGCGTGCGAGGCGCGCGGCGTGATCGTCCGGCCGTTCGCCGGCGACGGGGTCCGGGTCACCATCGGCACTCCGGACGAGAACGACGCCTTCCTCGCCGCCGCCGAGTCCGCCCTCGCCTGA
- a CDS encoding RDD family protein has translation MSVQPGWYVDPADPDTRRYWDGEGWIGAPIPVDATPPEGPPPPEPVPARTPAVAVPGAQPGQPAAEAQPEQPGGPGAGVQPEQPGGPGAGVHPGGPVGGQWPGYPPGAGHPQGPPPGWPYPTWPGRPPLPRPHGLPLASYGARLVARVIDFGVLVLLNAAVNGWFIWRLVGELAAPWNEYWRRVNAGEIRNTEPLPVSEHVSGLLVAILVIATMLWFAYEVPSMANRGQTFGKRLAGIRVLPVEADAPLGFGRATRRWSTLGLPTLLWYCCGLGLLLQFVDAVSPLFDQPLRQALHDKRAQTVVVQLPRTRPDPRTTTPRDRANPPGDTE, from the coding sequence GTGAGCGTGCAACCCGGCTGGTACGTCGACCCCGCCGACCCGGACACCCGACGGTACTGGGACGGCGAGGGCTGGATCGGCGCGCCGATCCCCGTCGACGCCACCCCGCCCGAAGGTCCCCCGCCACCCGAGCCGGTTCCCGCCAGAACGCCGGCGGTCGCCGTACCCGGGGCGCAGCCGGGCCAGCCGGCGGCCGAGGCGCAGCCGGAGCAGCCGGGCGGGCCGGGTGCCGGGGTGCAGCCGGAGCAGCCGGGCGGGCCGGGTGCCGGGGTGCACCCCGGCGGGCCGGTCGGCGGGCAGTGGCCGGGGTACCCGCCCGGAGCGGGGCACCCGCAGGGCCCGCCGCCGGGCTGGCCGTACCCGACCTGGCCGGGGCGACCGCCCCTGCCGCGCCCGCACGGGCTGCCGCTCGCCTCGTACGGCGCGCGGCTGGTCGCCCGCGTGATCGACTTCGGCGTGTTGGTGCTGCTGAACGCGGCGGTGAACGGCTGGTTCATCTGGCGCCTCGTCGGCGAGCTGGCCGCCCCCTGGAACGAGTACTGGCGACGGGTCAACGCGGGGGAAATCCGGAACACCGAGCCCCTGCCCGTCAGCGAGCACGTCAGCGGCCTCCTGGTCGCCATCCTGGTGATCGCCACCATGCTCTGGTTCGCCTACGAGGTGCCCTCGATGGCCAACCGGGGGCAGACCTTTGGCAAGCGGTTGGCGGGCATCCGTGTCCTGCCGGTGGAGGCCGACGCGCCGCTCGGCTTCGGCCGGGCCACCCGGCGGTGGAGCACCCTCGGCCTGCCCACCCTGCTCTGGTACTGCTGTGGCCTCGGGCTGCTGCTCCAGTTCGTCGACGCGGTCTCCCCCCTCTTCGACCAGCCGCTGCGCCAGGCGCTGCACGACAAGCGGGCGCAGACCGTGGTGGTCCAGTTGCCTCGCACCAGGCCCGACCCTCGTACCACCACCCCGCGCGACCGCGCCAATCCCCCGGGAGACACCGAATGA
- a CDS encoding AfsR/SARP family transcriptional regulator, protein MRFGILGPLRLGDGESTVTAGRDRTILAMLLLRAGRVVPVEELIDAVWEERPPATARTQLQICVSRLRQRLALLGLPVETIVTDPVGYGIRITPDDLDAEVFARSVEAGRAAVAAGQPGEARRHYRAALALWRGPALSGTTSRSVRRRALALDEQRLATLEECVDVELRLRRAADLIDELSETVDRHPLRERLRGQLMLALAAAGRQADALAVYREGRRVYAEELGIEPGTALQELHQRVLAGDVASGGLESDATVPVRSLPRAIGDFTGRQQTVARLVQEIEEDGARIQLIDGMPGSGKTTLAVHVATALGDRYPDAHLFVDLHGHSERTPLAPAAAVATLLRQVGVPAERVPLDLDDRLAMWRTELASRRALVVLDNAASTAQVAPLLPNGPDNLVLITSRRRLVGLDDGRPSSLPVLDPDEAVELLARVAGRERVAAEPSAAAEVARRCGYLPLAIRLAGARLAHRPRWRIADLAERLAAGPDPLAELAAGERSVGQAFALSYAQVSPPAQRLFRLLGLHPGVRFENRVAAALIDLPLPDVRDPLDELIDAHLADEVEPGRYRLHDLLREYARGLLAAPERADERRAGVERLLDHHLQVAAAIARTIEAGYDLHRFPPPARPDLIEATVDQGWFDENRSALTALVRLAEAEGFLRHCWQLTRACWRSHFDGGHLDELIETHTIALRAAETLRDDEAVAMTTNYLASAHYRLARFSEVTRLMEAVVDRYRRLGLRRGIRNSVGNLGGAYVGADEYCRAVAHIREAVRLTRYPDEATVLGNMCNNLAVPLLQLGRYEEALRVARQHLLLARVARDLRGSANALGHLGMIRHRMGDPGPARRLLRLALLLKRRGQNRFGEGEVLNEIGVLERQAGHPGEAVLLHREALVAMRESGDWIGQLASRNLLGRAVLDQGDVASALDLHRRVLADATRLAARYEQARALDGIARCLRATDQAAARSHWTRALALFRQVESPDQGEVEELLAELA, encoded by the coding sequence ATGCGGTTCGGGATCCTGGGGCCCCTGCGGCTGGGCGATGGCGAATCCACCGTCACCGCGGGGCGGGACCGGACCATCCTCGCCATGCTGTTGCTGCGGGCCGGCCGGGTGGTTCCCGTCGAGGAGTTGATCGACGCGGTCTGGGAGGAGCGCCCGCCGGCCACCGCCCGGACCCAGCTCCAGATCTGCGTGTCGCGGCTGCGGCAGCGGCTCGCCCTGCTCGGGCTTCCGGTGGAGACCATCGTCACCGACCCGGTCGGCTACGGCATCCGGATCACCCCTGACGACCTGGACGCCGAGGTCTTCGCCCGGTCCGTGGAGGCCGGTCGGGCCGCGGTGGCCGCCGGCCAGCCGGGCGAGGCGCGCCGGCACTACCGGGCCGCGTTGGCCCTCTGGCGCGGCCCGGCGCTGAGCGGGACCACGAGCCGAAGCGTACGGCGGCGGGCGCTGGCCCTCGACGAGCAGCGCCTCGCCACGCTGGAGGAGTGCGTCGACGTCGAACTGCGGCTGCGTCGGGCGGCCGACCTGATCGACGAGCTGAGCGAGACCGTGGACCGGCATCCGCTGCGGGAGCGGCTGCGCGGCCAGCTCATGCTCGCTCTCGCCGCCGCCGGCCGACAGGCGGACGCGCTCGCCGTCTACCGCGAGGGCCGCCGCGTCTACGCCGAGGAACTCGGTATCGAGCCCGGTACGGCGTTGCAGGAACTGCATCAGCGGGTGCTCGCCGGGGACGTGGCGTCGGGCGGCCTGGAGAGCGATGCCACGGTGCCGGTCCGCTCGCTGCCCCGGGCGATCGGCGACTTCACCGGCCGGCAACAGACGGTGGCTCGGCTGGTGCAGGAGATCGAGGAGGACGGGGCCCGGATCCAGCTGATCGACGGGATGCCCGGCAGCGGCAAGACCACCCTGGCCGTGCACGTGGCGACCGCCCTCGGTGACCGTTATCCCGACGCGCATCTCTTCGTCGACCTGCACGGGCACAGCGAGCGCACTCCGCTGGCCCCGGCCGCTGCGGTGGCCACGTTGCTCCGGCAGGTCGGCGTGCCAGCCGAGCGGGTACCGCTCGACCTGGACGACCGGCTGGCGATGTGGCGTACCGAGCTGGCCAGCCGGCGCGCCCTGGTGGTGCTGGACAACGCGGCCAGCACCGCGCAGGTGGCACCGCTGCTGCCTAACGGGCCGGACAACCTGGTGCTGATCACCAGTCGCCGCCGGTTGGTCGGGCTCGACGACGGGCGGCCATCGTCGTTGCCGGTGCTTGATCCGGACGAGGCGGTGGAGCTGCTCGCGCGGGTCGCCGGCCGGGAGCGGGTGGCCGCCGAGCCGTCGGCCGCCGCCGAGGTGGCCCGCCGGTGCGGATACCTGCCGCTCGCGATCCGCCTGGCTGGCGCCCGCCTGGCGCACCGGCCCCGCTGGCGGATCGCCGACCTGGCCGAGCGGCTGGCCGCCGGGCCGGACCCGTTGGCCGAACTCGCGGCCGGCGAGCGCTCGGTGGGGCAGGCCTTCGCCCTGTCGTACGCCCAGGTCTCGCCCCCGGCACAGCGGCTGTTCCGGCTGCTCGGGCTGCATCCTGGCGTCCGGTTCGAGAATCGGGTGGCCGCGGCTCTCATCGATTTGCCCCTACCGGACGTGCGCGACCCGCTCGACGAACTGATCGACGCACACCTGGCGGATGAGGTGGAGCCCGGCCGGTACCGGTTGCACGACCTGCTGCGGGAGTACGCGCGAGGGCTGCTGGCCGCACCCGAGCGGGCCGACGAGCGCCGGGCCGGCGTGGAGCGGCTGCTCGATCATCACCTGCAGGTGGCGGCCGCGATCGCCCGAACGATCGAGGCGGGCTACGATCTCCACCGCTTCCCTCCGCCGGCCCGTCCGGACCTGATCGAGGCCACCGTGGACCAGGGCTGGTTCGACGAGAACCGCTCGGCGCTGACCGCCCTGGTCCGGCTTGCCGAGGCCGAGGGCTTCCTCCGGCACTGCTGGCAGCTGACCCGGGCGTGCTGGCGGTCGCACTTCGACGGTGGACATCTCGACGAGTTGATCGAGACGCACACCATCGCTCTACGCGCCGCTGAGACGCTGCGCGACGACGAGGCGGTGGCGATGACCACGAACTACCTCGCGTCGGCCCACTACCGGCTGGCCCGGTTCTCCGAGGTGACCCGTCTGATGGAGGCCGTGGTCGACCGCTACCGCCGACTCGGACTGCGTCGCGGCATACGGAACAGCGTGGGCAACCTGGGCGGCGCCTACGTCGGCGCCGACGAGTATTGCCGCGCTGTGGCGCACATCCGTGAAGCGGTTCGGCTGACTCGGTATCCCGACGAGGCCACGGTGCTGGGAAACATGTGCAACAACCTGGCGGTCCCGCTGCTGCAACTCGGCCGGTACGAGGAGGCGCTGCGCGTGGCCCGGCAGCACCTCCTGCTGGCCCGGGTCGCCCGTGACCTTCGCGGGTCGGCGAACGCCCTTGGTCACCTGGGGATGATCCGGCACCGGATGGGCGATCCGGGGCCGGCCCGGCGGCTGTTGCGGCTGGCGTTGCTCCTCAAGCGCAGGGGCCAGAACCGCTTCGGCGAGGGCGAGGTGCTCAACGAGATCGGCGTGCTCGAGCGCCAGGCCGGCCATCCCGGGGAGGCGGTGCTTCTGCACCGTGAGGCGCTGGTGGCGATGCGCGAGTCCGGCGACTGGATCGGTCAGCTCGCCTCGCGGAACCTGCTGGGCCGGGCCGTCCTCGATCAGGGTGACGTAGCCAGCGCGCTGGACCTGCACCGCCGGGTGCTCGCCGATGCCACCCGACTCGCGGCCCGCTACGAGCAGGCCCGGGCGCTGGATGGCATCGCCCGCTGCCTGCGAGCCACCGACCAGGCTGCGGCCCGCTCGCACTGGACCCGGGCGCTGGCGCTGTTCCGGCAGGTCGAGTCACCCGATCAGGGCGAGGTCGAGGAGCTGCTGGCCGAGCTTGCCTGA
- the hppD gene encoding 4-hydroxyphenylpyruvate dioxygenase → MTQAIDRPESTEEVDVDALVGAVDHDITRDPFPVRGLDHVHFLVGNAKQAAHYYSTAFGMTCVAYRGPEQGYRDHAQYVLTSGSARFVLTGAVRPDAEGAEHVAKHSDGVSDIALEVPDVDAAYAHATAQGATGLVEPHDVTDEHGTVRLAAIAAYGDTRHTLIDRSRYTGPFLPGFVARGPIVDRQPMIDAGIQPKRFFQAVDHVVGNVELGRMDEWVEFYKRVMGFSNMAEFIGDDIATDYSALMSKVVANGTRKVKFPLNEPALARKKSQIDEYLEFYQGPGAQHIAVATNDILASVDAMRAAGVDFLDTPDSYYDDPELRARIGQVRVPIDELKARKILVDRDEDGYLLQIFTKPVQDRPTVFFELIERHGSLGFGKGNFKALFEAIEREQEKRGNL, encoded by the coding sequence ATGACCCAGGCGATCGACCGACCCGAGTCGACCGAGGAGGTCGACGTCGACGCCCTCGTCGGCGCCGTCGACCACGACATCACCCGGGACCCGTTCCCGGTCAGGGGACTCGACCACGTGCACTTCCTGGTGGGCAACGCCAAGCAGGCCGCCCACTACTACTCCACCGCGTTCGGCATGACCTGTGTGGCGTACCGGGGTCCGGAGCAGGGCTACCGGGACCACGCCCAGTACGTACTGACCAGCGGTTCGGCCCGGTTCGTGCTGACCGGCGCGGTCCGCCCGGACGCCGAGGGCGCCGAGCACGTGGCGAAGCACAGCGACGGCGTCTCCGACATCGCGCTGGAGGTGCCGGACGTGGACGCCGCGTACGCCCACGCCACGGCCCAGGGCGCGACCGGCCTGGTCGAGCCGCACGACGTCACCGACGAGCACGGCACCGTCCGGCTGGCGGCCATCGCCGCGTACGGCGACACCCGGCACACCCTCATCGACCGGTCCCGCTACACCGGCCCGTTCCTGCCCGGCTTCGTGGCCCGCGGTCCGATCGTGGACCGGCAGCCGATGATCGACGCCGGCATCCAGCCGAAGCGCTTCTTCCAGGCCGTCGATCATGTCGTCGGCAACGTGGAGCTCGGCAGGATGGACGAGTGGGTCGAGTTCTACAAGCGGGTCATGGGCTTCAGCAACATGGCCGAGTTCATCGGTGACGACATCGCCACCGACTACTCCGCCCTGATGAGCAAGGTCGTCGCGAACGGCACCCGCAAGGTCAAGTTCCCGCTGAACGAGCCGGCCCTCGCCCGCAAGAAGTCGCAGATCGACGAGTACCTGGAGTTCTACCAGGGTCCGGGTGCCCAGCACATCGCCGTGGCCACCAACGACATCCTGGCCAGCGTCGACGCGATGCGCGCGGCCGGTGTCGATTTCCTGGACACCCCGGACTCGTACTACGACGACCCGGAGCTGCGCGCCCGGATCGGCCAGGTGCGGGTGCCGATCGACGAGCTGAAGGCCCGCAAGATCCTGGTCGACCGGGACGAGGACGGCTACCTGCTCCAGATCTTCACCAAGCCGGTGCAGGACCGCCCGACCGTCTTCTTCGAGCTGATCGAGCGGCACGGCTCGCTCGGCTTCGGCAAGGGCAACTTCAAGGCCCTGTTCGAGGCGATCGAGCGGGAGCAGGAGAAGCGCGGCAACCTGTAA
- a CDS encoding RDD family protein: MTQPPPHAFPPPAGPPPAGGGFAPPSGPSYVPPAPYAPPTYAGPGYPPPGHPPYPVFVPPPLAPNGQPLASFTDRLLAWLIDTAVATLLGVVLLFPVFIWLWFRMFTEMVAANPDGTLPQPDPVTMMTDFFVPVLLAEAGLVVVLLVFYWFYHVEYARRTGQTLGKRLLKIRIIPVDPSAVLTRGMLGRRWLVEFGAGSLVPFLHYVDGLWQLWDKPWQQCLHDKFAATVVVKVAP; encoded by the coding sequence GTGACCCAGCCGCCCCCGCACGCGTTTCCGCCGCCCGCCGGGCCCCCACCCGCGGGCGGCGGCTTCGCGCCGCCCTCCGGACCGTCGTACGTGCCCCCGGCCCCGTACGCCCCGCCGACATACGCCGGGCCGGGCTATCCGCCGCCGGGCCATCCGCCGTACCCGGTTTTCGTGCCGCCGCCGCTGGCCCCGAACGGTCAGCCGCTCGCCAGCTTCACCGACCGGCTGCTCGCCTGGCTGATCGACACCGCGGTGGCCACCCTGCTCGGCGTCGTGCTGCTCTTCCCAGTCTTCATCTGGCTCTGGTTCCGGATGTTCACCGAGATGGTGGCGGCCAACCCGGACGGGACGCTGCCGCAGCCCGACCCGGTGACGATGATGACCGACTTCTTCGTGCCGGTACTGCTCGCCGAGGCCGGGCTGGTGGTGGTGCTGCTCGTCTTCTACTGGTTCTATCACGTCGAGTACGCCCGCCGGACCGGCCAGACGCTCGGCAAGAGGCTTTTGAAGATCCGAATCATCCCGGTCGATCCATCCGCCGTACTGACCCGGGGAATGCTGGGCCGACGTTGGCTGGTCGAGTTCGGCGCCGGCTCGCTGGTGCCCTTCCTCCACTACGTGGACGGGTTGTGGCAGCTCTGGGACAAGCCCTGGCAGCAGTGCCTGCACGACAAGTTCGCCGCCACCGTCGTCGTTAAGGTTGCACCGTGA
- a CDS encoding fumarate hydratase gives MSSAAAFSYAPLLPTGPDQTEYRLVTDEGVDVVNGPGGRRFLTVDPSALTALTAEAMHDIAHFLRPAHLTQLRSIIDDPAASPNDRFVALDLLRNANIAAGGVLPMCQDTGTAIVMGKRGRHVLTDGTDSEAISRGVYQAYTRLNLRYSQLAPLTMWEERNTGSNLPAQVELYAEDPDGHPDAYKFLFMAKGGGSANKSYLYQETKALLNPTRMMQFLEEKLRLIGTAACPPYHLAIVIGGTSAEYALKTAKYASAKYLDTLPTSGSMSAHGFRDLELEAEVLELTRNFGIGAQFGGRYFCHDVRVVRLPRHGASCPVAIAVSCSADRQAVAKITPSGVWLERLETDPARYLPDVTDAHLDSSEVVRVDLNRPMDEIRAELSKYPVKTRLSLTGPLVVARDIAHAKIAERLDAGEPMPQYLRDHAVYYAGPAKTPEGYASGSFGPTTAGRMDAYVEKFQAAGGSMVMLAKGNRSAQVTRSCEQHGGFYLGSIGGPAARLAQDCIKHVEVLEYPELGMEAVWKIEVEDFPAFIVVDDKGNDFFAEVTKPVLTVGRR, from the coding sequence ATGAGCAGTGCCGCCGCGTTCTCGTACGCCCCCTTGCTGCCGACCGGTCCCGACCAGACCGAATACCGCCTGGTCACCGACGAGGGCGTCGACGTCGTCAACGGCCCGGGTGGCCGTCGGTTCCTCACCGTTGACCCTTCCGCGCTGACCGCGCTGACCGCCGAGGCGATGCACGACATCGCCCACTTCCTGCGCCCGGCGCACCTGACCCAGCTCCGGTCGATCATCGACGATCCGGCGGCCTCGCCGAACGACCGGTTCGTCGCGCTCGACCTGCTGCGCAACGCCAACATCGCGGCCGGCGGCGTGCTGCCGATGTGCCAGGACACCGGCACCGCGATCGTGATGGGCAAGCGCGGCCGGCACGTGCTGACCGACGGCACCGACTCCGAGGCCATCTCGCGCGGCGTCTACCAGGCGTACACCCGGCTGAATCTGCGCTACTCCCAGCTCGCCCCGCTGACCATGTGGGAGGAGCGGAACACCGGCAGCAACCTGCCGGCCCAGGTGGAGCTCTACGCCGAGGACCCGGACGGGCACCCGGACGCGTACAAGTTCCTGTTCATGGCCAAGGGCGGCGGCTCGGCCAACAAGTCGTACCTCTACCAGGAGACCAAGGCGCTGCTGAACCCGACGCGGATGATGCAGTTCCTGGAGGAGAAGCTGCGGCTGATCGGCACCGCCGCCTGCCCGCCCTACCACCTGGCCATCGTCATCGGCGGCACCTCCGCCGAGTACGCCCTCAAGACCGCCAAGTACGCCTCCGCCAAATACCTCGACACCCTGCCCACCTCCGGCTCGATGAGCGCGCACGGCTTCCGTGACCTGGAGCTGGAGGCCGAGGTGCTGGAGTTGACCCGCAACTTCGGCATCGGCGCGCAGTTCGGCGGCCGGTACTTCTGCCACGACGTACGGGTGGTCCGGCTGCCCCGGCACGGCGCCTCCTGCCCGGTGGCGATCGCCGTCTCCTGTTCCGCCGACCGACAGGCGGTCGCCAAGATCACCCCGTCGGGCGTGTGGCTGGAGCGCCTGGAGACCGACCCGGCGCGCTACCTTCCCGACGTCACCGACGCCCACCTGGACAGCTCCGAAGTGGTCCGGGTCGACCTCAACCGGCCGATGGACGAGATCCGCGCCGAGCTGTCGAAGTACCCGGTGAAGACCCGGCTCTCGCTGACCGGCCCCCTCGTCGTGGCCCGGGACATCGCGCACGCCAAGATCGCCGAGCGGCTGGACGCGGGCGAGCCGATGCCGCAGTACCTCCGCGACCACGCCGTCTACTACGCCGGCCCGGCGAAGACCCCCGAGGGCTACGCCTCCGGCTCGTTCGGCCCCACCACGGCCGGCCGGATGGACGCGTACGTGGAGAAGTTCCAGGCGGCCGGCGGCTCGATGGTGATGCTGGCCAAGGGCAACCGCTCCGCCCAGGTCACCCGCTCATGCGAGCAGCACGGCGGCTTCTACCTCGGCTCGATCGGCGGCCCGGCCGCCCGGCTCGCCCAGGACTGCATCAAGCACGTCGAGGTGCTCGAATACCCCGAGCTGGGCATGGAGGCGGTCTGGAAGATCGAGGTGGAGGACTTCCCCGCCTTCATCGTCGTGGACGACAAGGGCAACGACTTCTTCGCCGAGGTCACCAAGCCGGTTCTCACCGTCGGCCGCCGCTGA
- a CDS encoding outer membrane protein assembly factor BamB family protein: protein MKGLGVRGWLLLGLIAVVVLAATGVWNPFPGMWDWIDRSKPISEPDVVWQQRVGGTPKSVTIAGDTVIVEQRTRVEARSLTTGSQLWERKADWAAVAGGDRDPVVAVGKLLVKGYELLDPSTGAVRRRDDEAVAVWTYRNLLLDARCGQATDCTLSAWEPRGTKPLWTAFLPGVHTGLLADNPGLLGTRRLGASRIDGEVAGPEAVPPLLGFPVDGRVHVVDTATGRVLQNVEPGRDERLAVVGGRLLRMTATSQDGGCYYAISGVDPANGREVWRRAGVNLRTADYAGCVQRDDPQGARNVVIGVAPDGREAVIDGYDGRLLQVGANGQKLLAVDDRYALVRSADKRSVVGRELSVDRDRWTRPASEKSGAALTPYAAVIAEEKPSRLIAVEPRTGRELVALRTSANALAVGPQGMIIGEGREIGYVRWGAGGSVAPPPAEGGAPGANPDGGYPSPSGQGDCGPKRELCTDGG, encoded by the coding sequence ATGAAGGGCCTTGGCGTACGCGGCTGGTTGCTGCTGGGGCTCATCGCCGTGGTCGTACTCGCCGCCACCGGCGTGTGGAACCCGTTCCCCGGGATGTGGGACTGGATCGACCGGAGCAAGCCGATCTCCGAGCCGGACGTGGTCTGGCAGCAGCGGGTCGGCGGCACGCCGAAGAGCGTCACCATCGCCGGCGACACGGTGATCGTCGAGCAGCGTACCCGGGTCGAGGCGCGCAGCCTGACCACCGGCAGCCAGCTCTGGGAGCGCAAGGCGGACTGGGCGGCGGTGGCCGGCGGCGACCGGGACCCGGTCGTCGCCGTGGGCAAGCTCCTGGTCAAGGGGTACGAACTGCTCGACCCGTCCACCGGCGCGGTGCGCCGCCGCGACGACGAGGCGGTGGCGGTGTGGACGTACCGCAACCTGCTGCTCGACGCGCGCTGCGGGCAGGCGACCGACTGCACGCTGAGCGCCTGGGAGCCGCGCGGCACGAAGCCGCTGTGGACGGCGTTCCTGCCGGGCGTGCACACCGGGCTGCTCGCCGACAACCCGGGGCTGCTCGGCACCCGGCGGCTGGGCGCGTCGCGCATCGACGGCGAGGTGGCCGGGCCGGAGGCGGTCCCGCCGCTGCTCGGCTTCCCGGTCGACGGGCGGGTGCACGTGGTGGACACCGCCACCGGACGGGTGCTGCAGAACGTCGAGCCCGGCCGCGACGAGCGGCTGGCGGTGGTCGGCGGGCGGCTGCTCCGGATGACCGCCACCTCCCAGGACGGCGGCTGCTACTACGCCATCTCCGGCGTCGACCCGGCCAACGGGCGGGAGGTGTGGCGGCGGGCCGGGGTGAACCTGCGGACCGCGGACTACGCCGGCTGCGTGCAGCGCGACGACCCGCAGGGCGCCCGGAACGTGGTGATCGGGGTCGCCCCGGACGGCCGCGAGGCGGTGATCGACGGGTACGACGGCCGGCTGCTCCAGGTCGGTGCGAACGGGCAGAAGCTGCTCGCCGTCGACGACCGGTACGCGCTGGTGCGCAGCGCCGACAAGCGTTCCGTCGTGGGGCGGGAACTGTCGGTCGACCGTGACCGGTGGACCCGGCCGGCCAGCGAGAAGAGCGGCGCGGCGCTCACCCCGTACGCGGCGGTGATCGCCGAGGAGAAGCCGTCCCGGCTGATCGCGGTCGAGCCACGCACCGGTCGGGAACTGGTGGCACTGCGTACCTCGGCGAACGCCCTGGCGGTCGGCCCGCAGGGCATGATCATCGGGGAGGGGCGGGAGATCGGGTACGTCCGCTGGGGCGCCGGCGGTTCGGTCGCGCCACCGCCCGCGGAGGGGGGAGCGCCCGGGGCGAATCCGGACGGCGGCTACCCGTCCCCGTCCGGCCAGGGGGACTGCGGACCGAAGCGGGAACTCTGCACCGACGGCGGATGA
- a CDS encoding Lrp/AsnC family transcriptional regulator, producing the protein MNAGQDVQLDELDARLLTLLAEEPRIGVLECSRRLGVARGTVQARLDKLVDRRVIGGFGPDISPAAIGFGVTSFVTLEISQRHGHDPVTAHLAAIPEVLEAHTITGSSDLLCRIVARSNTDLQRVIDQIVASEGIRRASTIIALAEQIPYRTLPLVRSAAR; encoded by the coding sequence ATGAACGCTGGTCAGGATGTACAGCTCGACGAGCTGGATGCACGACTGCTCACGTTGCTCGCCGAGGAGCCGCGGATCGGGGTGCTGGAGTGCTCCCGCCGGCTCGGGGTGGCTCGGGGCACCGTCCAGGCCCGGCTCGACAAGCTGGTCGACCGGAGGGTGATCGGCGGCTTCGGTCCGGACATCTCGCCGGCCGCGATCGGCTTCGGGGTGACCAGCTTCGTGACCCTGGAGATCAGCCAGCGGCACGGCCACGACCCCGTCACCGCGCACCTGGCCGCCATCCCCGAGGTCCTGGAGGCGCACACCATCACCGGCTCCAGCGATCTGCTCTGCCGCATCGTGGCGAGGTCGAACACGGATCTCCAGCGGGTGATCGACCAGATCGTCGCCTCCGAGGGCATCCGCCGCGCCTCCACGATCATCGCCCTCGCCGAACAAATCCCCTACCGCACCCTCCCCCTGGTCCGCTCCGCCGCCCGCTGA